A stretch of Gymnodinialimonas phycosphaerae DNA encodes these proteins:
- a CDS encoding ABC transporter substrate-binding protein, whose protein sequence is MRSIYKTGAAALAAATMLTGVAYAEGHGVSGPLRIFSDMSNPAPRAVMEGMVERFTAENPGVEVELVITDREAWKTQIRNVLQSGTADVVNWYAGNRMGPYVDAGLFMDISDLWEEGGLSETLASTQGAMTMDGGIWGVPYTYYQWGVYYREDIFAELGLEAPTTWEEELANCAAIVESGRSCYTIGTQFLWTAGGWFDYLNMRTNGYDFHMALTAGEVEWTDPRVRATFENWQTLIDMGAFIDDHQSYSWQEALPFMVNGEAAAYLMGNFAVAPLREAGLSDDQLGFYQFPQIDPAIEPGEDAPTDTFHIAANAENVEAAEAFLLFVTSAENQTLINNGDNLGQLPVNSGSAVDDDEFLNAGFDMLSNNAGGGIAQFFDRDAPAEMAQVAMQGFQQFMIDPSTLDQVLMILEQARGRIY, encoded by the coding sequence ATGCGATCCATTTACAAGACCGGTGCCGCAGCACTGGCTGCAGCGACCATGCTTACGGGCGTTGCCTATGCAGAAGGCCACGGCGTTTCTGGCCCCCTGCGCATCTTCTCGGACATGTCGAACCCGGCACCGCGCGCGGTCATGGAAGGCATGGTCGAGCGTTTCACCGCCGAGAACCCCGGCGTTGAGGTGGAACTGGTCATCACCGACCGCGAAGCGTGGAAGACACAGATTCGCAACGTCTTGCAGTCCGGCACCGCCGACGTGGTGAACTGGTACGCTGGCAACCGCATGGGCCCCTACGTGGATGCGGGCCTGTTCATGGATATCTCGGACCTCTGGGAAGAGGGTGGCTTGTCGGAAACGCTCGCCTCCACCCAAGGCGCGATGACCATGGATGGCGGCATCTGGGGCGTGCCGTACACGTATTACCAGTGGGGCGTGTACTACCGTGAAGACATTTTCGCCGAACTCGGTCTTGAAGCTCCGACGACTTGGGAAGAAGAGCTGGCAAACTGCGCCGCTATCGTTGAATCGGGCCGTTCCTGCTATACCATCGGCACGCAGTTCCTATGGACTGCTGGCGGCTGGTTCGACTACCTCAACATGCGCACCAACGGCTATGACTTCCACATGGCCCTGACCGCTGGTGAGGTCGAGTGGACGGACCCGCGCGTGCGCGCAACCTTCGAGAACTGGCAGACCCTCATCGACATGGGCGCCTTCATCGACGACCACCAGTCCTACTCCTGGCAGGAGGCGTTGCCGTTCATGGTCAACGGGGAGGCCGCCGCCTACCTGATGGGCAACTTCGCCGTGGCGCCGCTGCGTGAAGCGGGTCTCAGCGACGATCAGTTGGGCTTCTACCAGTTCCCACAGATCGATCCGGCGATTGAGCCGGGCGAAGATGCCCCCACGGATACCTTCCATATCGCGGCCAACGCCGAGAACGTGGAAGCGGCGGAAGCCTTTCTTCTGTTCGTGACATCCGCTGAAAACCAGACACTCATCAACAACGGTGACAACCTGGGTCAGCTGCCGGTGAACTCCGGATCCGCAGTCGATGACGACGAGTTCCTGAACGCGGGCTTCGACATGCTGTCGAACAACGCGGGCGGTGGCATCGCGCAATTCTTCGACCGCGATGCTCCGGCGGAAATGGCGCAGGTCGCCATGCAGGGCTTCCAGCAGTTCATGATCGATCCCTCCACCCTGGACCAGGTCTTGATGATCCTGGAGCAGGCACGCGGCCGGATCTACTAA
- a CDS encoding IclR family transcriptional regulator, with product MVGDVADSQDGTVGKALSVLDAVASFGRPVRFGELLTESPYPKATLYRLVQVLTKQSMLVYDPDRQTYSPGLRLVRLAHAAWQTTSLAPVARPYLEALSAEVGETIHLAQLDGGSVLYVDKINARDPLQMYSQAGKVAPCYCTGVGKAMLAFLPDAQLEPILRQQSYHVFTAHTYPDADALRAELRAIAKRGHAYDREEHEPGIICVAVPILTRAGRVLGAVSVTSSTERTTLQGLDAHLPRIHAAVSSIAGEAQDWRFPDAAE from the coding sequence GTGGTGGGCGACGTTGCCGACAGCCAAGACGGAACGGTGGGCAAGGCCCTGTCGGTGCTGGACGCCGTGGCCTCTTTCGGGCGGCCCGTACGATTCGGTGAACTTCTGACCGAAAGCCCCTATCCCAAGGCAACGCTCTATCGATTGGTGCAGGTCCTGACCAAGCAATCGATGCTCGTCTATGATCCAGATCGCCAGACCTATTCCCCCGGCCTGCGCCTTGTGCGGCTTGCCCATGCGGCGTGGCAAACGACGTCGCTGGCTCCGGTGGCACGCCCATACCTGGAGGCCCTTTCGGCTGAGGTCGGAGAGACGATCCACCTTGCACAGCTTGATGGCGGCAGCGTGCTTTACGTCGACAAGATCAACGCCCGTGACCCGTTGCAGATGTATTCCCAGGCCGGAAAAGTGGCGCCGTGCTATTGCACGGGCGTGGGTAAAGCGATGCTCGCCTTCCTGCCCGACGCGCAGTTGGAGCCGATCCTGCGCCAGCAAAGCTATCACGTGTTCACCGCACACACCTATCCCGATGCCGATGCCCTGCGCGCCGAGTTGCGCGCCATCGCCAAGCGCGGCCATGCCTATGACCGAGAGGAGCACGAGCCGGGAATCATCTGCGTTGCGGTCCCGATCCTGACCCGTGCGGGCCGCGTGTTGGGCGCGGTCTCGGTCACATCCTCGACGGAACGCACCACGCTTCAAGGGCTCGATGCCCACCTGCCGCGCATCCACGCTGCGGTCTCATCCATCGCGGGGGAGGCCCAGGACTGGCGCTTCCCCGACGCAGCAGAATAA